AATAATTAAAGCTTTTTTCATGAGCAGTTGCTTTGTTTTGATCGCTGCGCGTTACTATAAATCTAAGATTTTTATTCAACTTGATGCGGGATACAGTCTTCAGCCGTTTCCCCCACTATACCAATGGCATGACCACCCTCACCTCTACCATCTCCCCATCCTTATTATAAATATTGAAAGATGCCCTGCTACCAAATAACATACTCAACCTTTGCCGCGTACTCTGGATCCCAAATCCAAATCCCGGCCCCGCTGCCGACAGTTGTCCCGTGTTCTCAATCGTGATCTCATGCTGCATATCCTTTACATGAGAACCGATAAACACCGTTCCTCCCGTAATAATCCTGGAAATACCATGCTTGATCGCATTCTCTACCAGTGTTTGCAACATCATAGGAGGGATAGGCAATTCCAGTGTCTCAGGGTCTATATCATATTCTACTTTCAATCGTTCTTCGAAGCGGATCGTTTCCAGTGCCAGGTAATCCTTCACAATACTCAACTCATTTTCCAGGCTCACAGTTTCCGCTTTTTCTACCTGCATGGAACTGCGGAGTATATTCGACAACTCTGTGATTGCCGTCCTTGCCCTTTGCGGGTTTTCGTCTACCAATGCCCGTATACTGTTAAGGGCGTTAAAGATAAAATGTGGATTCAGCTGTGATTTGATCGTCTTGAGCTCCAGCTCCTTTACCGTACTTTCCAGTTTTAACTTATCTACCTGGGTATTTCTGCTGCGGTCTATATAGTGCCACACAAAATAAATGAGCCACCAGATAGCCGTAATCAGGAAGATGGGAATGAGGAAATTGAAAGTTTTCAGATCTGCAAATGTGCGCTGCTGGCTCTGATCACGGAACAGGTTGCCGATAGAAATGTTCCCGGCATAAATGATGATCCCGGCCCCTACCGTCAATCCGAAGAATAACAGCATCTGGCTCTCAAAACTATACTGGAACCAGTTAATACGCTGTAACATGCTCCGGAGCGCATGAGTAGCCACGAGGCCAAAAAATATAATGAGTAATAAATTGACGGTGTATGACCGGTCTACACTTCCCAGGTAAGAGTAAGCGAAGAATATATTCACGACAAAATAAGCAGCCCATCCCGCTATCTGACACCACCAATATTTTGATATTCGTTTAAACATCTATTTGAAATTAATAAACAACTCCTACTTTTCAAAAATACCGTCAAAGGGTAGTGTATCATTTTGAATTCCCTAAAAATACCATTAGACAGTGGTATACTGCAACACGTGCAGATGTACGGAATTCTCCAAGGCCAAATGGTTCTATGTGCTGATATTTGGCAAATGAATTGCTAAGTGCATACACACATTATTTATCGTACTTTTGTGTATTAAAATCCTGCATCCAACAGATATGAACATTACGCCGGGCCCATTGCTGGGCAACATACAAACCCCTGCTGATTTGCGGAAGCTAAGTAAAGAACAACTGCATGAGGTAAGTGAAGAACTCCGCCAGTTCATTATTGACGTGGTAAGCGTGCATGGTGGTCACTTTGCGGCCAGCCTTGGCGTAGTTGAACTTTCTGTAGCCCTGCACTATGTTTTCAATACCCCTTATGATCAGCTGGTATGGGATGTAGGTCATCAGGCATATGGACACAAAATCCTCACCGGCAGAAGAGATGTGTTCTATACTAACCGCAAATACCACGGTATCAGTGGTTTCCCAAAAAGAGAAGAAAGTCCCTACGACACCTTTGGTGTTGGTCACTCTTCCACCTCCCTTTCCGCTGCCCTGGGTATGGCCATCGCCTCCAAGTTCAAAGGAGAAACCGACCGCCAGCATATAGCTGTGATTGGTGATGGTGCTATGACCGCCGGTATGGCCTTCGAAGCCCTCAACCATGCAGGCGTAGCCAATGCCAACGTGCTTTTTATCCTCAACGATAACTGCATGTCCATTGACCCTAACGTAGGCGCACTCAAAGAATACCTGACCGATATTACCACCTCGCCTACCTATAACAAGTTTCGTGATGACGTGTGGCACCTGCTGGGCAAACTCCCTGTGGGTAAACGCTTTACCCGCGATATGGCCTCCAAACTGGAAGCAGGAATCAAAGGCGTGGTATCCGGCTCCAGCAATCTCTTTGAATCCCTGAAACTCCGCTACTTCGGTCCAATCGATGGGCATAATATCATTAAACTGGTAGATACCCTGCAGGACCTCAAAGATATTCCCGGCCCTAAACTGCTTCATATCGTTACCACCAAGGGTAAAGGTTATGCACTGGCAGAAAAGGACCAGACTACCTGGCACGCACCCGGCCTGTTCGACAAGATCACGGGCGAAATCTTCAAAAAAATACCCGATAAGCCACAAGCTCCTAAATACCAGGATGTGTTTGGGCATACGATCATAGAACTCGCAGAGCAGAACAATACCATTATGGGTATTACCCCTGCCATGCCTTCCGGCTCCTCCCTCAAATACATGATGGAAAAGATGCCGGACCGTGCCTTCGACGTAGGCATTTGTGAACAACATGCCGTTACCCTCTCTGCCGGTCTGGCTACGCAGGGTATGCGGGTGTTCTGTACCATCTACTCTTCCTTCTTCCAGCGTGCATACGATCAGGCTTTGCATGACGTAGCCATCCAGAAACTCCCTGTAGTATTCTGCCTGGACCGTGCGGGCCTGGTAGGTGAAGATGGTCCTACTCACCATGGCGTGTACGACATCGCCTATATGCGCTGTGTACCGAATGTGGTGATCAGCTCCCCGATGAACGAAGAGGAACTGCGTAATCTCATGTATTCCTCCCAGTTGTCCACACAGCAACTGCCTTTCGTGATCCGCTACCCGAGAGGACAGGGCGTAATGCCTGATTGGCGCCAGCCTTTCAAAGAAATTAAAATAGGTACCGGCCGCAAAATTCGCAACGGTAAAGATATCGCCATCCTCTCCCTGGGTCCTGTAGGTAATTTCGTAACCGAAGCCTGCAAAAACCTGCTGGTAGAAGACCTGCAACCTGCTCACTACGATATGCGCTTTGTAAAGCCGCTGGACGAAACCATGCTGCATGAAATATTCAGCCAGTACGATAAAGTGATTACTGTAGAAGACCATGCTATCACCGGTGGTTTTGGTAGTGCGGTGCTGGAATTTATGGTAGATCATGGGTATACGGCAAAGGTGAAACGCCTGGGCATCCCGGATCGTATCATTGAGCATGGTAAGCCTGAAGAACTACACCGTGAGTGTGGGTTTGATGCTGCGGGTATTGCAACAACCGTGAGAGAAATGCTGAAAGACAAAGTAACAGTAACAGCTATCTGATAGCGTAACAATAATATGCTCATTAAAACGCTTTTGCCTTCGGTAGAAGCGTTTTTTTTGTATGGCAGCTGTAGAGAATTGCTAAGATGCTTTTGTGAAAGTGATAAATTTGCGAAATGTATTTACAGCTTCAGATCACTGCCATCATAAAGGAAACACCTGATGCCTTCACTTACAGGTTTCAGCCTGTGAATGGCGCACCGGTGGCCTACGAAGCAGGGCAGTTCCTCACCTTTCTTATCGAACTGCATGGTGTAGCATATCGTCGTTCCTACTCTTTCAGCTCTGCACCCGGTATTGACCCGGATATCGCTGTTACAATACGCCGCAAAGAAAACGGTGCAATCTCCCGTTATATACTGGATCACTGGAAAACAGGAGACATTGTCACTACCTTACAGCCTTCCGGCAGGTTCACCCTGAATGAAGTACCTGATTCTCCTTTCGATATCTTCCTGTTAGGTGCAGGCAGCGGGATCACCCCACTTTTTTCCCTGCTTAAATATATCCTGCATCATCATCAACATGCACATATCAAACTGTTTTATAGCAGCCCAACGAAGGAACGCACCATCTTCCACGAACAGCTGCAATTATTAAATGAACAATACCGAGATCAACTCCATATCATATACCTCTTCAGTGCCGAAGGCATCATTCGCAGAATGAGCAATGGACTGCTGGAACCACTGGTAAAAGCACAAACAAAGTATGCCACTGAATTATCGCAATTCTTTGTATGCGGTCCCCCGGAATATATGCGTATGGCCCTGCTCACACTGACCTTTATGGGTTATAGCCAGCAGCAGCAACACAAAG
This window of the Chitinophaga sancti genome carries:
- a CDS encoding flavin reductase family protein, with amino-acid sequence MYLQLQITAIIKETPDAFTYRFQPVNGAPVAYEAGQFLTFLIELHGVAYRRSYSFSSAPGIDPDIAVTIRRKENGAISRYILDHWKTGDIVTTLQPSGRFTLNEVPDSPFDIFLLGAGSGITPLFSLLKYILHHHQHAHIKLFYSSPTKERTIFHEQLQLLNEQYRDQLHIIYLFSAEGIIRRMSNGLLEPLVKAQTKYATELSQFFVCGPPEYMRMALLTLTFMGYSQQQQHKENFVVDTAPQLARIGTPTDSTIKTVLIKKGNESYELKLPGNKNILSEALAQGITLPYSCKGGVCGSCTARCTQGTIWMALNEVLTEKEIAQGYRLTCTGYAVSETVVIEI
- the dxs gene encoding 1-deoxy-D-xylulose-5-phosphate synthase, coding for MNITPGPLLGNIQTPADLRKLSKEQLHEVSEELRQFIIDVVSVHGGHFAASLGVVELSVALHYVFNTPYDQLVWDVGHQAYGHKILTGRRDVFYTNRKYHGISGFPKREESPYDTFGVGHSSTSLSAALGMAIASKFKGETDRQHIAVIGDGAMTAGMAFEALNHAGVANANVLFILNDNCMSIDPNVGALKEYLTDITTSPTYNKFRDDVWHLLGKLPVGKRFTRDMASKLEAGIKGVVSGSSNLFESLKLRYFGPIDGHNIIKLVDTLQDLKDIPGPKLLHIVTTKGKGYALAEKDQTTWHAPGLFDKITGEIFKKIPDKPQAPKYQDVFGHTIIELAEQNNTIMGITPAMPSGSSLKYMMEKMPDRAFDVGICEQHAVTLSAGLATQGMRVFCTIYSSFFQRAYDQALHDVAIQKLPVVFCLDRAGLVGEDGPTHHGVYDIAYMRCVPNVVISSPMNEEELRNLMYSSQLSTQQLPFVIRYPRGQGVMPDWRQPFKEIKIGTGRKIRNGKDIAILSLGPVGNFVTEACKNLLVEDLQPAHYDMRFVKPLDETMLHEIFSQYDKVITVEDHAITGGFGSAVLEFMVDHGYTAKVKRLGIPDRIIEHGKPEELHRECGFDAAGIATTVREMLKDKVTVTAI
- a CDS encoding sensor histidine kinase, which gives rise to MFKRISKYWWCQIAGWAAYFVVNIFFAYSYLGSVDRSYTVNLLLIIFFGLVATHALRSMLQRINWFQYSFESQMLLFFGLTVGAGIIIYAGNISIGNLFRDQSQQRTFADLKTFNFLIPIFLITAIWWLIYFVWHYIDRSRNTQVDKLKLESTVKELELKTIKSQLNPHFIFNALNSIRALVDENPQRARTAITELSNILRSSMQVEKAETVSLENELSIVKDYLALETIRFEERLKVEYDIDPETLELPIPPMMLQTLVENAIKHGISRIITGGTVFIGSHVKDMQHEITIENTGQLSAAGPGFGFGIQSTRQRLSMLFGSRASFNIYNKDGEMVEVRVVMPLV